Proteins found in one Campylobacter lari genomic segment:
- a CDS encoding glycoprotease gives MFGIYENDVLIKTIENDLKVSEVLPKILQDLLSQYEFEKLIYVHGPGSYMGIKISYVSFKTLAIVKNIPLKAISAFELNNNAPIAANKHLCFVKKDDEIILEKTQAGSFFMPQSLKGLNFSKENTPFYVLDAIN, from the coding sequence ATGTTTGGTATTTATGAAAATGATGTATTAATAAAAACCATTGAGAATGATTTAAAAGTTAGTGAAGTTTTGCCAAAAATATTGCAAGATTTACTTTCACAATATGAGTTTGAAAAGCTTATTTATGTGCATGGTCCAGGCTCTTACATGGGCATAAAGATTTCTTATGTTTCTTTTAAAACACTAGCTATAGTTAAAAACATTCCTTTAAAAGCTATTAGTGCTTTTGAGCTAAATAATAACGCTCCTATAGCCGCTAATAAGCATTTGTGTTTTGTAAAAAAAGATGATGAAATTATTTTAGAAAAGACACAAGCGGGAAGTTTTTTTATGCCCCAAAGTCTAAAAGGTTTAAATTTCAGCAAAGAAAATACACCTTTTTATGTTTTAGATGCGATTAATTAA